ATTCTTCAAAATAAGGTGCAACAAACGTGATATCTATCAAGAAAATTGTCAGTGCAATCACGACCATCGGATTGCTGAAATTGGTTAAATTATCAATTTGGCTCATCAGTGCTTTATTATTAGCAGAATTCTCCGTATGGAAAATAGCTGTGGCAGCTACCGCACATACAGTGGTCCAAACATGTAAGCCGATAAAGTACAAAACATCAATTCCGAAATCTTTTAGACGGATAGCTTTCATTTTTTCATAGCCACGTTTGCGGTAATACCATGTAATTAACCAAGCCATCAGTCCCGTGACAATAATATAAAGAAGAATTAAAACGACAAACACAGCGGCGTGGGCTTGTTTACTAAAAGCCACATATGCAGCAATCGCACCAGCTATAGCTGTTGGAATCTGTGTAATAATCATGAAACCGATGAAAATAAGTATATTGACGATGATATTACCTTTAGGGGGCTTGTTCTTAGTTGCGCCGGCATGTGCATGACGCGGCCGACGAATAAGTTGGTAACGGCGTCTTGTTGTATGAGATGGATACTCTGACATCAGGTGAAGCCTCCTTATGATAGTTAAGATAGGGATAGTGTAACATATTTGTGT
Above is a genomic segment from Staphylococcus piscifermentans containing:
- a CDS encoding CPBP family intramembrane glutamic endopeptidase, producing the protein MSEYPSHTTRRRYQLIRRPRHAHAGATKNKPPKGNIIVNILIFIGFMIITQIPTAIAGAIAAYVAFSKQAHAAVFVVLILLYIIVTGLMAWLITWYYRKRGYEKMKAIRLKDFGIDVLYFIGLHVWTTVCAVAATAIFHTENSANNKALMSQIDNLTNFSNPMVVIALTIFLIDITFVAPYFEELTFRGIFKETIFKKFSFWWPMLISSAIFSLNHMPNNIIFFLLYGGMGAAFYMAYNRRSNIWDSYVVHMLNNAAASVAIVFVLIYM